Genomic DNA from Candidatus Binatia bacterium:
GGCGCGTGATTCTCAAAGAGATAGCGGAGCCGAGCGTGCCATGATCACAAGGTCCCTCTTCCACCAGCGGCTTCGGCTCAGGCTGCCCGCTGGTCAACGCCGGAGCCCTGTAGTGGGGCCGAGGCACAAGGGCACCTTCCCCACTTGCGGGTGGGCCAGGTGTCCGGGTCCCTCCTACGCTCGTGCCGCGCGCTTCGGAGGGGAACAAGCGAAGAGGGCCACGCAGTCCAACAACTACTGGTCGGCTACTACCAACGCCGGCAATCCGAACAACGCGTGGAACGTGAACTTCAAT
This window encodes:
- a CDS encoding DUF1566 domain-containing protein yields the protein MGPRHKGTFPTCGWARCPGPSYARAARFGGEQAKRATQSNNYWSATTNAGNPNNAWNVNFNDGNVNNNNKTNNNYARAVRGGL